In one Rhodococcus sp. B50 genomic region, the following are encoded:
- a CDS encoding DUF456 domain-containing protein, producing the protein MSAGGELLVGLAILVGLLGIVLPILPGVLLIFGAIAVWAFVTGGTTAWVALGVATAALLVTGIVKYTWPGKRLQEAGVPNRSLILAGLLGIVGFFVVPVVGLFLGFLLGMYLSEVQRHRTHRDAWVSTVAATKAVALSILVELLGGLVAASVWLGAVLFA; encoded by the coding sequence GTGAGCGCCGGAGGCGAACTGCTCGTCGGGCTGGCGATCCTCGTCGGCCTGCTCGGAATCGTGCTGCCGATCCTGCCCGGCGTCCTGCTGATCTTCGGTGCGATCGCGGTGTGGGCGTTCGTCACGGGAGGCACCACCGCGTGGGTCGCGCTCGGTGTGGCGACGGCGGCGCTGCTGGTCACCGGCATCGTGAAGTACACCTGGCCCGGGAAGCGACTGCAGGAGGCGGGCGTGCCGAACCGGTCGCTGATCCTCGCCGGGCTGCTCGGCATCGTCGGGTTCTTCGTCGTCCCCGTGGTCGGCCTGTTCCTGGGCTTCCTGCTCGGCATGTACCTGTCGGAGGTGCAACGGCACCGCACCCATCGCGACGCGTGGGTCTCGACCGTGGCGGCCACCAAGGCCGTCGCGTTGTCGATCCTCGTCGAACTGCTCGGCGGACTCGTCGCGGCCTCGGTGTGGCTGGGAGCCGTCCTGTTCGCCTGA
- a CDS encoding vitamin B12-dependent ribonucleotide reductase, translating into MSSAKPHSSPKSVPDVGKGEIRGDVRYFTTPDVDPAETVDWQRRDARIVHHGTGYVVFEQTDVEFPAFWSQNATDIVTQKYFRGQLGHPDREHSLRDVIARIVDTITAWGHTDGHLDDPEAFAAELTYLLVHQRASFNSPVWFNIGVPNTPQQASACFILSVDDSIDSILEWYRQEAVIFKGGSGAGVNLSRIRSSAEPLTGGGSASGPVSFMRGADASAGTIKSGGKTRRAAKMVILDVDHPDVEEFVDCKAIEERKARVLAEAGFDMGLDGTDIHSVQYQNANNSVRVTDEFMHAVTADAEWPLRAVTTGETVRTVRARELLERIASATWECADPGIQYDTTINAWHTASATGRINASNPCSEYMHLDDSACNLASLNLLTFLREDGTFDVDGFRHAVAVMLTAQEILVGRADYPTARIGETSRRFRQLGLGYANLGALLMASGLPYDSAAGRATAAAITALMTGHAYAVSADLARRLGPFDGFDENRAPMLDVLGKHRGSLDDIDADLAPADVLEAARQAWDRAVADGTEHGVHNSQVSVLAPTGTIGLAMDCDTTGIEPDLALVKTKKLVGGGSLTIVNRSVPRALSRLGYGPSEVADIVAHLDLHHDLAGAPHVRDEHAPVFATSMGENVISPRGHVAMMAAVQPFLSGAISKTVNLPESATVDDIADMYVDAWRLGVKALAIYRDNCKLGQPLSTSSRPAVTESAAPSTAPRRERLPRTRNSRTFEFRVADCKGFVTIGEYDDGRPGEMFLRVSKQGSTLAGIMDAFSMSVSYGLQYGVPLRTFVRAFTSTRFEPAGITDDPDLRIATSILDYIFRRLAVDYLEPDERAELGILTVAERSVPDTPTLTPYTSTPPVRVPDPPATARRSTRAASPGGLAAPSPSNPDAPYCMQCGVKMQRAGSCHACPSCGNTSGCS; encoded by the coding sequence ATGAGCAGTGCAAAGCCTCACAGCAGCCCGAAGAGTGTGCCGGACGTCGGAAAAGGCGAGATCCGGGGCGACGTCCGCTACTTCACGACACCCGACGTCGATCCGGCCGAGACGGTCGACTGGCAGCGGCGCGACGCGCGGATCGTGCACCACGGAACCGGCTACGTCGTCTTCGAACAGACGGACGTGGAGTTCCCCGCCTTCTGGTCGCAGAACGCCACCGACATCGTCACGCAGAAGTACTTCCGCGGGCAGCTCGGGCATCCAGATCGCGAGCACTCGCTGCGCGACGTGATCGCACGGATCGTCGATACGATCACGGCGTGGGGGCATACCGACGGCCACCTGGACGATCCCGAGGCGTTCGCCGCCGAGCTGACCTATCTGCTGGTCCACCAACGGGCTTCGTTCAACAGCCCCGTCTGGTTCAACATCGGCGTGCCGAACACTCCTCAGCAGGCCAGCGCGTGCTTCATCCTCTCGGTCGACGACAGCATCGACTCGATCCTCGAGTGGTACCGCCAGGAAGCAGTGATCTTCAAGGGCGGATCGGGGGCCGGGGTGAACCTCTCCCGGATCCGCTCGTCGGCCGAACCACTGACCGGCGGCGGAAGCGCATCCGGTCCGGTCAGCTTCATGCGCGGCGCCGACGCGTCGGCCGGCACGATCAAGTCCGGTGGCAAGACCCGGCGGGCCGCCAAGATGGTGATCCTCGACGTCGACCATCCCGACGTCGAGGAGTTCGTCGACTGCAAGGCGATCGAGGAACGCAAGGCGCGGGTGCTCGCCGAGGCCGGTTTCGACATGGGCCTCGACGGCACCGACATCCATTCGGTGCAGTACCAGAACGCGAACAACTCGGTGCGCGTGACCGACGAGTTCATGCACGCGGTGACGGCCGACGCCGAGTGGCCCCTGCGCGCCGTGACGACCGGCGAGACCGTCCGCACGGTGCGCGCTCGAGAGTTGTTGGAGCGCATAGCATCCGCCACCTGGGAGTGCGCCGACCCCGGAATCCAGTACGACACGACGATCAACGCCTGGCACACCGCCTCCGCGACCGGCCGGATCAACGCGTCGAATCCCTGTTCGGAATACATGCATCTCGACGATTCGGCCTGCAACCTCGCGAGCCTGAACCTGCTCACCTTCCTCCGCGAGGACGGCACCTTCGACGTCGACGGTTTCCGTCACGCCGTGGCGGTGATGCTCACCGCGCAGGAGATCCTCGTCGGCCGCGCCGACTACCCCACCGCGAGGATCGGTGAGACGTCGCGTCGGTTCCGGCAGCTCGGACTCGGCTACGCCAATCTCGGTGCGCTGCTCATGGCTTCGGGGCTGCCCTACGACAGCGCGGCGGGCCGCGCGACCGCGGCGGCGATCACCGCCCTGATGACCGGGCACGCCTACGCCGTCTCGGCCGATCTGGCGCGGCGCCTCGGCCCGTTCGACGGGTTCGACGAGAACCGCGCACCGATGCTCGACGTGCTGGGCAAGCATCGCGGATCGCTCGACGACATCGACGCCGATCTCGCACCGGCCGACGTGCTCGAAGCCGCACGGCAGGCGTGGGATCGTGCGGTGGCCGACGGCACCGAACACGGTGTGCACAACAGCCAGGTCAGTGTCCTCGCCCCCACCGGCACCATCGGGCTCGCGATGGACTGCGACACCACCGGGATCGAACCGGATCTGGCGTTGGTGAAGACCAAGAAACTCGTCGGCGGAGGCAGTCTCACGATCGTCAATCGCAGTGTGCCGCGAGCATTGTCGCGCCTGGGTTACGGCCCGTCGGAGGTCGCCGACATCGTCGCGCATCTCGATCTGCACCATGACCTCGCGGGCGCACCGCACGTGCGTGACGAGCACGCTCCGGTCTTCGCGACGTCCATGGGCGAGAACGTCATCTCGCCGCGCGGCCACGTCGCGATGATGGCCGCGGTGCAGCCGTTCCTGTCGGGTGCGATCTCGAAGACGGTGAACCTGCCCGAGTCCGCGACGGTCGACGACATCGCCGACATGTACGTCGACGCGTGGCGTCTGGGTGTGAAGGCGCTGGCGATCTACCGCGACAACTGCAAACTGGGGCAACCGTTGTCGACGTCGTCGCGCCCGGCGGTCACGGAGTCGGCGGCACCGTCCACCGCACCTCGCCGCGAACGCCTCCCACGCACCCGCAATTCGCGGACCTTCGAGTTCCGGGTGGCCGACTGCAAGGGATTCGTGACGATCGGCGAGTACGACGACGGGCGTCCCGGCGAGATGTTTCTGCGCGTGTCCAAGCAGGGTTCGACGCTCGCCGGCATCATGGACGCCTTCTCCATGTCGGTCAGTTACGGTCTGCAGTACGGGGTTCCGTTGCGGACGTTCGTCCGGGCCTTCACGAGCACGCGGTTCGAGCCGGCCGGGATCACCGACGATCCGGATCTGCGGATCGCCACGTCGATCCTCGACTACATCTTCCGGCGCCTGGCTGTCGACTATCTCGAACCCGACGAGCGAGCCGAACTGGGCATCCTCACCGTCGCCGAGCGTTCCGTCCCGGACACTCCGACGCTCACCCCGTACACGAGCACGCCGCCGGTGCGTGTGCCCGATCCGCCGGCCACCGCACGGCGCAGCACGCGTGCGGCCTCCCCGGGTGGGCTCGCAGCTCCGTCACCGTCGAATCCGGACGCGCCGTACTGCATGCAGTGCGGGGTGAAGATGCAACGTGCCGGGTCGTGCCATGCGTGTCCGTCCTGTGGGAACACCAGCGGCTGCAGCTGA
- a CDS encoding nuclear transport factor 2 family protein, translating into MSTSEIATVLAWHDAVNSNDIDTLVQLSSDDIVLPTPDDDPDQGLDELREWATTAGVTLEPGRMFVHQGIVVVEETATWAADPSPREEAIAFRVVDDQVVIVVRHADLAEAFEATGLSEADLYEE; encoded by the coding sequence ATGAGCACATCGGAGATCGCCACGGTCCTGGCCTGGCACGACGCCGTGAACAGCAACGACATCGACACGCTCGTGCAGTTGTCGAGCGACGACATCGTGCTGCCCACCCCCGACGACGATCCCGATCAGGGACTCGACGAGCTGCGCGAGTGGGCGACGACGGCCGGCGTCACCCTCGAGCCGGGCCGCATGTTCGTCCATCAGGGCATCGTGGTGGTCGAGGAGACCGCCACCTGGGCGGCGGACCCGAGTCCCCGCGAGGAGGCGATCGCCTTCCGGGTGGTCGACGACCAGGTGGTCATCGTGGTCCGCCACGCCGACCTCGCGGAGGCCTTCGAGGCGACCGGCTTGAGCGAGGCGGACCTCTACGAGGAGTGA
- a CDS encoding O-succinylhomoserine sulfhydrylase, producing the protein MSSIPQGGAFSKALPDTVRPATLGVRGGTLRSGFEETSEALYLNSGFVYESAEAAEAAFTGDVDHFVYSRYGNPTVKMFEERLRLLDGAEGAYATASGMSAVFTALAALLGKGDRLVAARSLFGSCFVVCNEILPRWGVETVFVDGEDLEQWEKALSVPTTAVFFETPSNPMQTLVDVRRVSEMAHAAGAKVVLDNVFATPLLQRSLDLGADVVVYSGTKHIDGQGRVLGGAILGPKDYIDGPVQQLIRHTGPSLSPFNAWTLLKGLETMPVRLRASVDSTLRIAQFLESQDAVRWVKYPYLESHPQYELAKSQMSGGGTIITFELDAPEGEGKKRAFELLNKLRIVDISNNLGDAKSLITHPATTTHRAMGPDGRAAIGLSDGVVRLSVGLEDPEDLLEDLEQALS; encoded by the coding sequence GTGAGTTCCATCCCCCAGGGCGGCGCGTTCAGCAAGGCGCTGCCCGACACCGTTCGTCCCGCCACGCTCGGCGTGCGCGGCGGCACCCTCCGATCCGGTTTCGAGGAGACCTCCGAGGCCCTCTACCTCAACTCCGGGTTCGTCTACGAGTCGGCCGAGGCCGCCGAAGCCGCCTTCACCGGCGACGTCGACCATTTCGTCTACTCCCGTTACGGCAACCCCACGGTGAAGATGTTCGAGGAACGTCTGCGCCTGCTCGACGGTGCCGAGGGGGCGTACGCCACTGCGTCCGGCATGTCCGCGGTGTTCACCGCGCTCGCCGCGCTGCTCGGCAAGGGCGACCGCCTCGTCGCGGCACGCAGCCTCTTCGGTTCGTGCTTCGTCGTGTGCAACGAGATCCTGCCCCGCTGGGGCGTCGAGACGGTGTTCGTCGACGGTGAGGATCTCGAGCAGTGGGAGAAGGCGCTGTCGGTGCCCACCACCGCGGTCTTCTTCGAGACCCCCTCGAACCCCATGCAGACCCTCGTCGACGTGCGTCGCGTCTCCGAGATGGCGCATGCGGCGGGCGCGAAGGTGGTGCTGGACAACGTCTTCGCCACCCCGCTGCTGCAGCGCAGCCTCGACCTCGGCGCCGACGTCGTCGTGTACTCCGGCACCAAGCACATCGACGGCCAGGGCCGTGTGCTCGGCGGTGCGATCCTCGGTCCCAAGGACTACATCGACGGACCGGTGCAGCAGCTCATCCGCCACACCGGACCGTCGCTGAGTCCGTTCAACGCGTGGACGCTGCTCAAGGGCCTCGAGACCATGCCGGTGCGGTTGCGTGCCTCGGTCGATTCGACGTTGCGCATCGCGCAGTTCCTCGAATCGCAGGACGCGGTGCGGTGGGTCAAATACCCCTATCTCGAATCGCACCCGCAGTACGAGCTCGCGAAGTCGCAGATGAGCGGTGGCGGCACGATCATCACGTTCGAACTCGACGCCCCCGAGGGCGAGGGCAAGAAGCGCGCCTTCGAGTTGCTGAACAAGCTGCGCATCGTCGACATCTCGAACAATCTCGGCGACGCCAAATCGCTCATCACCCACCCGGCGACCACCACCCACCGGGCGATGGGGCCCGACGGCCGGGCCGCGATCGGTCTGTCCGACGGTGTGGTGCGACTGTCCGTCGGCCTCGAGGATCCCGAGGATCTGCTCGAAGATCTCGAGCAGGCGCTGTCCTGA
- a CDS encoding Rv0361 family membrane protein, whose translation MAKRGAPEPEPDPGPDPDGPTSSSTGPFLGALAVLVVLVLVVFGAQMFSPAGDDLTEDEMVRRAVTDYVSAHNENDGPILDRLRCSELSPDDAPLADVEGRVELQAAQNISVDGDRATVDVRTGVDGQAQTETWQVVRIDDVWRICRF comes from the coding sequence ATGGCGAAGCGCGGAGCCCCCGAACCCGAACCCGATCCCGGTCCGGATCCCGACGGTCCCACCAGTAGCAGCACAGGGCCCTTCCTCGGAGCCCTCGCCGTCCTGGTGGTGCTCGTCCTCGTCGTCTTCGGCGCCCAGATGTTCTCCCCGGCGGGTGACGACCTCACCGAGGACGAGATGGTGCGCCGCGCCGTCACCGACTACGTCTCCGCTCACAACGAGAACGACGGACCGATCCTCGACCGGCTGCGGTGCAGCGAACTGTCCCCCGACGATGCGCCGCTCGCGGACGTCGAGGGACGTGTCGAGCTGCAGGCCGCGCAGAACATCTCCGTGGACGGCGATCGGGCCACCGTGGACGTCCGGACCGGCGTCGATGGGCAGGCACAGACCGAGACGTGGCAGGTCGTCCGCATCGACGACGTGTGGCGGATCTGCCGGTTCTGA
- a CDS encoding ABC transporter substrate-binding protein, with protein MAVPLDNSRRLLAAGLTAFALLAAGCSGSDDSSPAGETDTASADAPQAIVSLSPTSTEMLYAIGAGDQVIAVDDQSDYPADAPVTDLSGYTPNVEAILGYEPDLVVANADTADLVAGLEQAGVETLILPAAENLDDTYAQIEQLGAATGHVGDTAELVAQMKTDIDDILAGLPEREIPLTYYHELDNTFYTVTDDTYIGEIYSMLGLTSIATGGNGYPQLSAEYVLEQNPDVIFLADGQCCGVTPEVVAQRAGWNELTAVRDGHVYVLDEDIASRWGPRVVDLMREIARIVGAIPAAQPTP; from the coding sequence ATGGCTGTGCCACTCGACAACTCCCGACGGCTGCTCGCCGCCGGACTGACCGCTTTCGCGCTCCTCGCCGCAGGATGTTCGGGCAGCGACGATTCGTCACCGGCCGGTGAAACCGACACCGCTTCCGCCGACGCTCCGCAGGCCATCGTCTCCCTGAGCCCCACCAGCACCGAGATGCTCTACGCCATCGGTGCCGGCGACCAGGTGATCGCGGTCGACGACCAATCCGATTACCCGGCCGATGCGCCTGTCACCGACTTGTCGGGCTACACCCCCAACGTCGAAGCGATCCTCGGTTACGAACCCGACCTGGTCGTCGCCAACGCCGACACCGCAGACCTCGTCGCCGGGCTCGAACAGGCCGGCGTCGAGACGTTGATCCTCCCGGCTGCCGAGAATCTGGACGACACCTACGCTCAGATCGAGCAGCTGGGAGCCGCCACCGGACACGTCGGCGATACCGCCGAACTCGTCGCGCAGATGAAGACCGACATCGACGACATCCTCGCCGGTCTCCCCGAGCGGGAGATCCCGTTGACCTACTATCACGAGCTCGACAACACCTTCTACACCGTCACCGACGACACCTATATCGGCGAGATCTACTCGATGCTGGGCCTGACCTCGATCGCGACCGGCGGCAACGGCTACCCGCAACTGTCCGCCGAGTACGTCCTCGAACAGAACCCCGACGTGATCTTCCTGGCCGACGGACAGTGCTGCGGCGTCACGCCCGAGGTCGTCGCGCAGCGTGCGGGATGGAACGAGCTCACTGCCGTCCGCGACGGTCACGTCTACGTCCTCGACGAGGACATCGCGAGTCGCTGGGGTCCGCGCGTCGTGGACTTGATGCGCGAGATCGCCCGGATCGTCGGCGCCATCCCCGCGGCCCAGCCCACGCCTTGA
- a CDS encoding FAD-dependent oxidoreductase: MTDQTRPLRVAIVGAGPAGIYAADALMKSDTAQDPGVSIDLFERMPAPFGLIRYGVAPDHPRIKGIITALHKVLDKPQIRLLGNLDYGSDFNLDDLQRFYDAVIFSTGANADRALNIPGIDLDGSYGAADFVSWYDGHPDVPRTWPLEAEKVAVLGVGNVALDVARVLAKTGDELLPTEIPPNVYEGLRNNKAVEVHVFGRRGPAQAKFTPLELRELDHSPTIEVIVDPEDIDYDEGSEQARRNSKQVDMVANTLQDWAIRDVGDRPHKLFLHFFESPHEILGEDGKVVGLRTERTELDGTGNVRGTGKFRDWDVQAVYRAVGYLSQNIAKLPFDEQAGTVPNEAGRVLADESAEGEGRFMPHTYVTGWIKRGPVGLIGHTKGDANETVANLLEDRAAGRLNTPEDPSEDAIVKFLEDKQLPYTTWQGWYRLDAHERSLGEAEGRERVKVVEREDMFRASEPHKS, from the coding sequence ATGACCGATCAGACTCGTCCCCTTCGCGTCGCGATCGTCGGTGCCGGCCCTGCCGGTATCTACGCCGCCGACGCACTCATGAAGTCCGACACTGCGCAGGATCCCGGGGTCAGCATCGACCTGTTCGAGCGCATGCCGGCACCGTTCGGTCTGATCCGCTACGGTGTCGCGCCCGACCATCCGCGCATCAAGGGCATCATCACCGCCCTGCACAAGGTGCTCGACAAGCCGCAGATCCGTCTGCTGGGCAATCTCGACTACGGCAGCGACTTCAACCTCGACGACCTGCAGCGTTTCTACGATGCGGTGATCTTCTCCACCGGCGCGAACGCGGACCGCGCGCTGAACATCCCCGGCATCGACCTCGACGGCAGCTACGGCGCCGCCGACTTCGTGTCCTGGTACGACGGTCACCCCGACGTGCCGCGCACCTGGCCGCTCGAGGCGGAGAAGGTCGCCGTCCTCGGTGTCGGCAATGTCGCGCTCGACGTCGCCCGCGTGCTCGCCAAGACCGGCGACGAGCTGCTGCCGACGGAGATCCCGCCGAACGTCTACGAGGGCCTGAGGAACAACAAGGCCGTCGAGGTGCACGTCTTCGGTCGCCGCGGCCCGGCGCAGGCCAAGTTCACGCCGCTCGAGCTGCGCGAACTCGACCACTCCCCGACCATCGAGGTCATCGTCGACCCCGAGGACATCGACTACGACGAGGGCTCCGAGCAGGCGCGGCGTAACTCCAAGCAGGTCGACATGGTCGCCAACACCCTGCAGGACTGGGCCATCCGCGACGTCGGCGACCGCCCGCACAAGCTGTTCCTGCACTTCTTCGAGTCCCCGCACGAGATCCTCGGCGAGGACGGCAAGGTCGTCGGCCTGCGCACCGAGCGCACCGAGCTCGACGGAACCGGCAACGTGCGCGGCACCGGCAAGTTCCGCGACTGGGACGTCCAAGCCGTCTACCGCGCGGTCGGCTACCTGTCGCAGAACATCGCCAAACTGCCCTTCGACGAGCAGGCCGGCACCGTGCCGAACGAGGCCGGGCGTGTTCTCGCCGACGAGAGCGCCGAGGGCGAGGGCCGGTTCATGCCGCACACCTACGTCACCGGCTGGATCAAGCGCGGCCCCGTGGGCCTGATCGGCCACACCAAGGGCGACGCGAACGAGACCGTCGCGAACCTGCTCGAGGATCGTGCCGCCGGCCGCCTGAACACCCCCGAGGATCCCTCCGAGGACGCGATCGTGAAGTTCCTCGAGGACAAGCAGCTGCCGTACACGACCTGGCAGGGCTGGTACCGCCTCGATGCGCACGAGCGCAGCCTCGGTGAGGCCGAGGGCCGCGAGCGTGTGAAGGTCGTCGAGCGCGAGGACATGTTCCGCGCGAGCGAGCCGCACAAGTCGTGA
- a CDS encoding rhodanese-like domain-containing protein gives MSYAGDITPRQAWDLLHGDPDAVLVDVRTEAEWKYVGVPETSSLGRRTVFVEWVRYPDGAPNPTFVEDLRAAGIGGGPVIFLCRSGQRSIGAAEAATAAGLTPAYNVLEGFEGALDGEGHRGAEGWRAAGLPWRQS, from the coding sequence GTGAGCTACGCAGGTGATATAACGCCGCGGCAGGCATGGGACCTGCTGCACGGTGATCCGGATGCCGTGCTCGTCGATGTGCGTACCGAAGCCGAGTGGAAATACGTGGGGGTCCCCGAGACCTCGTCGCTCGGTCGCAGGACCGTGTTCGTCGAGTGGGTTCGTTACCCCGACGGCGCCCCGAACCCGACCTTCGTCGAGGATCTGCGGGCAGCGGGTATCGGCGGCGGGCCGGTGATCTTCCTGTGTCGCTCGGGTCAGCGCTCGATCGGTGCGGCCGAAGCCGCCACCGCCGCGGGCCTGACCCCCGCCTACAACGTTCTCGAAGGATTCGAAGGCGCTCTCGACGGTGAAGGCCATCGAGGCGCCGAGGGCTGGCGGGCCGCGGGCCTGCCGTGGAGGCAGTCGTGA
- a CDS encoding CaiB/BaiF CoA transferase family protein translates to MSAEAVEKKGPLAGVRVVEFKGLGPGPHAATLLADLGADVVIVQRPGEIPPAGQRDPIQRNRRIVEANLKDPADIEKVLGLLERADVLIEGFRPGVTERLGLGPDVVLERNPRIVYGRMTGWGQEGPLANAAGHDINYISLTGVLHAIGRKGERPVPPLNMVGDFGGGSMFLVFGILSALVERQTSGKGQVVDAAMVDGALALSHMMWAFRGRGVWSDERGVNLLDTGAPFYDVYETKDGKYMAVGSIEPQFYALLLKGLELDPAELPQQLDTSRWAEMKKIFTEKFLSKTRDEWSEIFLGTDACVSPVLTFAEAEENEHLVARGSLVEIDGIVQHAPAPRFSRTPAGEPAAPAAEATDIDTLWV, encoded by the coding sequence GTGTCCGCTGAAGCTGTTGAGAAGAAGGGTCCGCTCGCGGGTGTCCGCGTCGTCGAGTTCAAGGGGCTCGGTCCCGGCCCGCACGCCGCGACCCTGCTCGCCGATCTCGGCGCCGACGTCGTCATCGTGCAGCGCCCCGGTGAGATCCCGCCGGCGGGTCAGCGCGATCCCATTCAGCGCAACCGCCGCATCGTCGAGGCCAACCTCAAGGATCCTGCGGATATCGAGAAGGTCCTGGGTCTGCTCGAGCGCGCCGACGTCCTCATCGAAGGTTTCCGTCCCGGTGTCACCGAACGGCTCGGCCTCGGACCGGACGTCGTGCTCGAGCGCAACCCCCGCATCGTCTACGGCCGCATGACCGGCTGGGGCCAGGAAGGTCCGCTCGCGAACGCGGCCGGCCACGACATCAACTACATCTCGCTCACCGGTGTCCTGCACGCGATCGGCCGTAAGGGCGAACGTCCGGTGCCGCCGCTGAACATGGTCGGCGACTTCGGCGGCGGTTCGATGTTCCTCGTGTTCGGCATCCTCTCCGCCCTCGTCGAGCGGCAGACCTCCGGCAAGGGCCAGGTCGTCGACGCGGCGATGGTCGACGGTGCCCTCGCACTCTCGCACATGATGTGGGCGTTCCGCGGTCGCGGCGTGTGGTCGGACGAGCGCGGCGTCAACCTGCTCGACACCGGCGCACCGTTCTACGACGTCTACGAGACCAAGGACGGCAAGTACATGGCCGTCGGCTCGATCGAGCCGCAGTTCTACGCCCTTCTGCTGAAGGGCCTCGAGCTCGATCCGGCCGAGCTGCCGCAGCAGCTCGACACTTCCCGCTGGGCGGAGATGAAAAAGATCTTCACCGAGAAGTTCCTGTCGAAGACCCGCGACGAGTGGAGCGAGATCTTCCTCGGCACCGACGCCTGCGTCTCCCCCGTCCTCACCTTCGCGGAAGCCGAGGAGAACGAGCACCTCGTCGCGCGCGGTTCGCTCGTCGAGATCGACGGCATCGTGCAGCATGCTCCGGCGCCGCGCTTCTCGCGCACACCCGCCGGCGAGCCGGCGGCACCGGCGGCCGAGGCCACCGACATCGACACCCTCTGGGTCTGA
- a CDS encoding VOC family protein codes for MTITGQLVSFIPSTDLDVSEMFYVDTLRFRKISRDPFALVLDGGDGAPVRVTLVQSREETGYTALGWRVSDLDGIVERLREHGVEFVRYNGMDQDDHDAWTAPDGMRVAWFRDPHGNVLSLLEEHT; via the coding sequence ATGACGATCACCGGCCAACTCGTGAGCTTCATTCCGAGCACCGACCTCGACGTCTCGGAGATGTTCTACGTCGACACCCTTCGCTTCCGGAAGATCTCCCGCGACCCCTTCGCGCTCGTCCTCGACGGCGGCGACGGCGCGCCGGTCCGGGTGACGCTCGTGCAGTCGCGCGAGGAGACCGGGTACACAGCGCTGGGCTGGCGGGTGTCCGATCTCGACGGCATCGTCGAACGACTGCGCGAGCACGGCGTGGAATTCGTGCGCTACAACGGCATGGACCAGGACGACCACGACGCGTGGACCGCGCCCGACGGCATGCGGGTCGCCTGGTTCCGCGACCCGCACGGCAACGTCCTGTCGCTCCTCGAAGAACACACCTGA
- a CDS encoding FecCD family ABC transporter permease encodes MLVGILVGPAGLTPGGVMLDIADRLPFVDVDSGLSTRQQAILWNIRMPRVVLGVLVGAMLAIAGAAYQGVFRNPLADPYLLGVSSGAGLGATLAIVVGGAAGFAGVPVAAFAGGLLAVGATYSLGRTVGGSRSEVVIILAGVAVAAFANAIQTFFMQLHDDTLRQVYSWMLGRLSTDGWSDVVVVLPYVVVTVAVIALHRRTLDVMAVGDVEAASLGINPARVRLLLVCVATLGTAAVVSASGLIGFVGIVVPHAVRLLVGPGHRLLLPLSLLVGASFLVLADVLARTVMSPAELPIGVVTAAIGAPFFLVVLRRSRGVR; translated from the coding sequence ATGCTGGTCGGGATCCTCGTCGGACCGGCCGGTCTCACCCCGGGAGGAGTGATGCTCGACATCGCCGACCGCCTGCCGTTCGTCGACGTCGATTCGGGACTGAGCACGCGTCAACAGGCCATCCTGTGGAACATCCGCATGCCGCGCGTCGTGCTCGGCGTGCTGGTCGGCGCGATGCTGGCCATCGCCGGTGCGGCCTACCAGGGTGTCTTCCGCAATCCGCTCGCCGATCCCTACCTGCTCGGGGTGTCCAGCGGTGCCGGTCTCGGCGCCACCCTCGCCATCGTCGTGGGCGGTGCGGCCGGGTTCGCCGGTGTGCCCGTCGCAGCGTTCGCGGGCGGACTACTCGCCGTCGGCGCGACCTATTCGCTCGGCCGCACGGTCGGCGGAAGCCGCTCGGAAGTCGTCATCATCCTCGCCGGGGTCGCCGTCGCCGCCTTCGCCAACGCGATCCAGACGTTCTTCATGCAACTGCACGACGACACCCTGCGACAGGTGTACTCGTGGATGCTCGGGCGCCTGTCCACCGACGGATGGTCCGACGTCGTGGTGGTCCTGCCGTACGTCGTGGTCACCGTCGCGGTCATCGCGCTGCACCGGCGCACACTCGATGTCATGGCGGTCGGCGACGTCGAAGCCGCGAGCCTCGGGATCAACCCGGCGCGCGTACGGCTGTTGCTCGTGTGCGTCGCGACGCTCGGAACCGCCGCCGTCGTCTCGGCGAGCGGTCTCATCGGCTTCGTCGGCATCGTCGTGCCCCACGCGGTTCGGCTGCTCGTCGGACCCGGTCACCGGCTCCTGCTGCCGCTGTCGCTGCTGGTGGGCGCATCCTTCCTCGTCCTTGCGGACGTCCTGGCCCGCACCGTCATGTCGCCCGCCGAACTGCCGATCGGTGTCGTGACCGCGGCGATCGGGGCGCCCTTCTTCCTCGTCGTGCTCAGACGTAGCCGAGGTGTCCGATGA